In Streptomyces rapamycinicus NRRL 5491, the genomic stretch GCCTGGTACTTGCCCTGGTGGGTGAGGAGCGCCCGGTGGTTGACGTCGCCCGCCGCGTACAGCCAGCCGTCGGGGACGTCCGTCACGCGGCAGGTCTCGTTGACCGTCAGCCAGCCGCCCGGTTCGAGCCCCACCGTCTCGAGGCCCACTTCCGCGGTGTGCGGGGCGCGCCCGGTGGCGAAGAGCACCTCGTCCGCCTCGAGCCGTTCCCCGCTCTCCAGGGTCACCGTGACCGGCCCCTCCGCCCCGCCCGGCCGGGCGAGCCCCTTCACCGACGTACCGGTGCGGATCTCGGCCCCGGCCTCCCTCAGCGTCTCGGCGACCAGCTCGCCCGCGAACGGCTCGATCCGGTTCAGCAGCCCGGAGCCGCGCACCAGCACGGTGACGCGCGAGCCGAGGCCGCACCAGGCGGTGGCCATCTCGGCAGCCACCACACCACCACCCACGATGATCAGCCGGTCCGGCACCGTGCCGGAGCTGGTGGCCTCCCGGCTGGTCCAGGGCCGGGCCTCGGCGATCCCGGGCATGTCGGGCAGCGCGGCCCGGGTGCCGGTGCAGACGGCCACCGCGTGGCGGGCGGTGAGGGTCCGCTCCTCGCCGCCGGATCCGTCCGGCGGCGTCACCGCGACCCGCCGCGGCCCGACCAGCCGCCCATGGCCGCGCACCAGGTCGATCCCGGCCGACTCCAGCCAGGTGAGCGCACCGTCGTCCTTCCAGTTGCCGACCTGCTTGTCGCGGTGGGCGAAGACATCGGCCGCCGCCAGCGGCCCCCCGACCGCCTCCCGCACCCCCGGCACCTGGCGTGCCTCGGCCCGCGCGAGCACCGGGCGCAGCAGCGCCTTACTGGGGACGCAGGCCCAGTACGAACACTCACCACCGACCAGCTCCCGCTCCACGATCACCGTGGAGAGCCCGGCGGCGCGGGTCCGGTCGGCCAGATTCTCACCGACCGGGCCCGCGCCCAGCACGATGACGTCGTACTCGTCCGTGGCCTGGTTCATCGCAACCCGCTCTCTCGCTCGTATCACCGTCGCGGGGCCTCCGGGGGGCCTCGCAGGGTCATCGTGGCGTCGAGTTACCGCGCACAGCCACCCCAATCGGCGTTTCGGCCGAGCGCTCCCGGCATCCCGGGGCCTCGGTCCTGCGTACGGGGCGCGGCCGCGCGACAGTGATCGCATGACTGTTTTCAGCGAACCCGAGGCCGGCTACCTCAGATCGCAGCGGCTCGGCCGGCTGGCCACCGTGGACGCGCACGGCCAGCCGCAGGCGAACCCGGTGGCGTTCTTCCTCAACGAGGACGGCACGGTCGACATCGGCGGCTACGCCATGGGCGGGACGAAGAAGTGGCGCAACACCGGGACGAATCCGAAGGTGGCGCTGGTCGTCGACAGCCTGGTGAGCGAGCAGCCGTGGCTGGTGTGCGGGGTGGAGATCCGGCGAGGCGGAGCGGCGCACGGGGCGGCATGACCTCGGCGCCCAGCTGAGCGACGAGGTCATCCGGATCCATCCGCGCTGGGTGTACAGCTGGGGCCTGGAGGACGTGCCCGGGGCCAAGACCCGGAGCGTGAGCTGACCTGGGCCGGTCCCGGGCGCACCGCTACCGCTTCAGCACCGCTACCGCTGCCGCTTCGGCCCCCGCTTGCGTTCCATCATGTGGCGGCCGAGCGCCTGCCGCTGCTTCCAGTCCCGCCGCAGCTCGGCCCGCAGCCGCGCGTCCGTACGGGCCGCGAGCCGCTCGTTCTCGCGGAGCAGCTTGCGGTAGCTCTCCAGCCGCCGCTCCGGCAGCGAGCCGTCGTCGATCGCGGCGAGCACCGCGCACCCCGGCTCGGCCTGGTGGGCGCAGTCGGGGAAGCGGCACCGCTCGGCGAGCTCCTCGATCTCGGCGAACGCCTGTGCGACACCGCCCTCGGCGTCCCACAGCCCCACCCCGCGCAGCCCCGGGGTGTCGATCAGCACCCCGCCCGAGGGCAGGGGCAGCAGATCGCGGGTGGTCGTGGTGTGCCGCCCCTTGCCGTCGCTGTCGCGGATCGCCCGTACGTCCTGGACGGCCTCGCCCACCAGCGCGTTCGCGAGCGTGGACTTGCCCGCGCCGGACTGGCCGAGCAGCACGGCGGTGCCGGAGGCGAGCAGGGCGCCGAGCTCCTCCAGCCCGTCCCCCGTCGCGGAGCTCACCGCGAGCACCCGTACACCGGGCGCCGCCGTCTCGGTGTCGGACACCAGATGGGCGAGGGTGTCCGGGTCGGGCACCAGATCGGCCTTGGTGAGGACGAGCAGCGGCTGGGCGCCGCTCTCCCAGGCGAGCGCGGTGAACCGCTCCACCCGGCCCAGGTCGAGCTCGGCGGCGAGGGAGACGGCGATGACGGCGTGGTCGACGTTGGCCGCCAGCACCTGACCGTCCGAACGCTTGGAGGAGGTGGACCGTACGAGGGCGGTACGGCGCGGCAGCAGCGTACGCACGTAACGCGGATCGCCCTCGGCGTCCACGGTGGCCCAGTCGCCGGTGCACACGATCCGCAGCGGATCGCGCGGCGTCACCAATTCGGTGTCGGCCCGTGCCAGGCCGCTCGGGGTGACGAGATCGCACTGGCCACGGTCCACCCGGAGCACCCGGCCGGGCACCAGGCCCTGTGCGGCGTACGGGGCGAACGTCTCCGCCCAGCCGTCGTCCCAGCCATAGGCGGCGAGGGAGTACGGAGACGCGGAGCCGGAGGAGCCAGACGAGTGAGAGGAACCAGAAGAGGCAGAAGAGCCGGTGGAAGTGTTGAACACGGAGGAGGAAACCCTTCGAAGGGCGGCCTCCGAAGAGGTGTCAGCCGGAGGCCGCGGGGGTGGAAATGAGGAACTCCTGAACGCGAGCGGCGCTCGCCACCGAGACCGTCATCAATGTCCTCACCTCCTGTTTTCCTCAACGCGCGGCAACACGGACCAACACGGCCCGCACGGAACGGAGAAACCGTAGCCCATCCCCGCACGGGACGCCATCCATTTTTCTTTCGTTGAAAGCGAAGGGCCGCCGTCAACCGCCCTGTGACCAGGGGAACATGACCCCGAACAGCGGCTCCCGAACATGCTTGCGCACCCGCCGGACGCTGAGGTACCTTCGCGGCAGTTGATCTTTGTTTTCACGCGCGATAAACGGGTCAGGTCACCAGGTCACGGGGGAGTGTACCTAGTTGTCCACAGTCGCCGATTTGCCATGGCATCACGATGTCCATGATTCGGTAGCGGTCATCGGTTTCTCTTGTCGTTTACCAGGAGCCCGGACGCCCGAGGAATTCTGGCGTCTGCTCAGCGACGGCGCGGACGCGGTCACTTCCGTACCGGAAGATCGATGGACTCCGCGGCAATCCGACGGCGGGTCCGGGGCCCGACCCGAAGCCGAAGCTGGGATCGAATTCGGCGCCTTCCTCGACGCGGTGGACCACTTCGACGCCGGCTTCTTCGGCATATCGCCGCGCGAGGCCGCCGCCATGGACCCCCAGCAGCGGCTGATGCTCGAACTGGGCTGGGAATCCCTGGAGGACGCGGGCCTCACACCGGCCCGGCTCGCCCAGGGGCGGACCGGGGTGTTCGTCGGCGCCGTCAACGACGACTACGCCACGCTGCTGCGGCGCCACGGCGGCGACTCCGCGGTCACCCATCACACCCTGACCGGCCTGCAGCGCGGCATGATCGCCAACCGGCTCTCCTATCTGCTGGGCACCCGCGGCCCCAGCATGGTGGTGGACTCCGGCCAGTCGTCCTCGCTGGTCGCCGTGCACACCGCCTGCCAGAGCCTGCGCAACGGCGAATGCGACACCGCGCTCGCCGGCGGCGTCCACCTCAACCTCGCGTACGACGGCGCGCTGAGCGCCGCACGGTTCGGCGGGCTCTCCCCCGACGGCACGTGCTACACCTTCGACTCCCGGGCCAACGGCTTCGTCCGCGGCGAGGGCGGCGGTCTGGTGCTGCTCAAACCCCTCGCCCGCGCGCTCGCCGACGGCGACCGGATCCACGGGGTGCTGCGCGGCGGCGCGGTCAACAACGACGGCGGCGGTGACAGTCTCACCACCCCCAGCCGGACCGCCCAGGCGGAGGTGTTGCGCCGCGCGTACGCCGTGGCCGGGGTCGCCCCCGACGAGGTGCAGTACGTCGAACTGCACGGCACCGGCACGCCCGTCGGCGACCCCATCGAGGCGGCGGCGCTGGCCGAGGCGATCGGCGCGGCGCGGACGAAGGACCGGCCGCTGCTGGTGGGGTCCGCCAAGACGAACGTGGGCCATCTGGAAGGGGCCGCGGGGATCACCGGCCTGATCAAGGTCCTGCTCGCCCTGAAGGCGGCGCACCTCCCGCCCAGCCTCAACTTCCGCTCGCCCAACCTCGCGATTCCGCTGGAGGAGTGGAATCTGCGGGTGCAGACCGAGTTGTCGGCGTGGCCGCGCCCGGATGCGCCGCTGATCGCCGGGGTGTCCTCCTTCGGCGTCGGCGGGACCAACGCCCATGTCGTCGTGGAGCGGGCTCCAGCGGTCTCACTCGCCGAGGGTGCGGCCGAAGGCGTCGCGGAGGCCTGGGGTGGTGACGTACTGCCGTGGGTGATCTCGGGCCGGACGCCGGACGGGGTGCGGGCGCAGGCGGCCCGGTTGCGGTCGTTCGCGGCGGGCGGCTCCGCGG encodes the following:
- the rsgA gene encoding ribosome small subunit-dependent GTPase A, which encodes MFNTSTGSSASSGSSHSSGSSGSASPYSLAAYGWDDGWAETFAPYAAQGLVPGRVLRVDRGQCDLVTPSGLARADTELVTPRDPLRIVCTGDWATVDAEGDPRYVRTLLPRRTALVRSTSSKRSDGQVLAANVDHAVIAVSLAAELDLGRVERFTALAWESGAQPLLVLTKADLVPDPDTLAHLVSDTETAAPGVRVLAVSSATGDGLEELGALLASGTAVLLGQSGAGKSTLANALVGEAVQDVRAIRDSDGKGRHTTTTRDLLPLPSGGVLIDTPGLRGVGLWDAEGGVAQAFAEIEELAERCRFPDCAHQAEPGCAVLAAIDDGSLPERRLESYRKLLRENERLAARTDARLRAELRRDWKQRQALGRHMMERKRGPKRQR
- a CDS encoding dihydrolipoyl dehydrogenase family protein, with product MNQATDEYDVIVLGAGPVGENLADRTRAAGLSTVIVERELVGGECSYWACVPSKALLRPVLARAEARQVPGVREAVGGPLAAADVFAHRDKQVGNWKDDGALTWLESAGIDLVRGHGRLVGPRRVAVTPPDGSGGEERTLTARHAVAVCTGTRAALPDMPGIAEARPWTSREATSSGTVPDRLIIVGGGVVAAEMATAWCGLGSRVTVLVRGSGLLNRIEPFAGELVAETLREAGAEIRTGTSVKGLARPGGAEGPVTVTLESGERLEADEVLFATGRAPHTAEVGLETVGLEPGGWLTVNETCRVTDVPDGWLYAAGDVNHRALLTHQGKYQARIAGAAIGARARGVERLDTSRWGEYATTADEAAVPQVVFTDPEVAAVGLTAEQAESEGRSIRVVDYDMGQVEGAVLYADGYRGRARMVVDLDRGHLIGVTFVGPGVSELLHSATVAVAGEVPIDRLWHAVPSFPTISEIWLRLLEAYRG